The sequence CGCGCCGTCAGCGAGGCGTCGAGCGTCCCGTGCGCGATGAAGACGCTGCGCACCGCGCCGATCGCGTCGTCCGCGCGGCCGAGGCGCAGCAACGCCCGCGCACGGAGCAGCGCGAGCTGTGAAACCATGTCGACGTCGCTCGGACGGACGCGGTCGCAGCGCGCGAGGCAACCGTCGAAGTCGCCGGCGAACCACGCCCGCATCGCATCCGAGAACGTCGCACGGCCGGAAAGCCGTGGTTTTTGAATCTGTTCGGCGATCAAAGGTCCACACCCAGGATACCGAGGACGTCCGTGGACGCCCCCGCGCTATCGCGACGAGCTTCGCTGCCGAGCGCTGGATTCCGTCAGGATGGGCCGCCGCCCGCGACGCCGTCCATGGCGGCCGGCGGCGGGGCCGGCGCGGCGGCGTGGTACGGGTGCCCGTGCGCGAGAAGGGCGATCACCAAGAGGATGAGATGCACGAGAGACCTGCTCTTTCCAACATCAAGCTTGGCCGGTCACACTAAGGTGTGCCGGTCCGGTTTAAGGAATCGGTACAACTGTCCCGATCCCGGAAAAGCCTAGGAGTGTCGGAGAAGCGGCGTCACTCCCCCACCGGCTATTGTGGCCGGAAGGAAACGAGGTCGAAGAGCCGGTCGAGCCGGGTGAGCCTGAAGATGCGGCGCTAGGCGGTCAGTTCCGTGCCGAGCCCGCGCAGCGCGGCGTCGATCGCGCCGTAGCCTGCGCCGGCGACGACGGCGCGCCGCGCGCCGGTCCGCACCGCCGCGATCGCCGCGCGCATCTTCGGGATCATCCCGTCGGTGAACGTCCCGTCCGCGATGAACGCTTCCGCCTCGGCGGTGGTGAGCCGCGCGATGACCGAGTCCGCGTCGTCGCGGTCGCGCCGGACCCCGGCGACGTTGGTAATGACCACGTACGCGTCGGCGCGCAGCGCGCCGGCGAGCGCGCCCGCGGCGGTGTCGGCGTTGACGTTCAGCGCGCCTCCGCCCTGGACGTCCAGCGCGAGCGGCGCGACGACGACCACGAAGCCGGCTTCGAGCAGCGCGCGGGCCGGCGACGGATCGACGCCCGCGATCTCGCCGACGTAGCCGAGGTCGACGCCGCCGAGCACGCCGGCCCGGCGCGCGCCGAGCAGCGCCCCGTCCTGCCCGGAGATCCCGACCGCGCGGGCGCCGCGCCGCGCCAGCGCGCGCACCAGCGCCTTGTTGACCGTCCCGCACAGCACGTACTCGACGACGTCGCGGGTCTCGGGCCCGGTGACCCGCAGCCCCTGGATGCGCACCTCGTCGATCGCCTTCGCGTGCAGCTCCGCGTCGATCTGTGGCCCGCCGCCGTGGACCAGCGCGACGCGCTCGCCGCGCGCCGCGAGGGCCGCGACCTCGTCCAGCGTCGGGTCGTCCGCGCCCTCGGCGGCCATCGCGTTCCCGCCGTACTTCAGAACGATCAGCACGACGGGGCCCTCGGTGATCGACGCCGTACGCTCCTGCCATGGCAGTCAGCGGAATCGCCTTCACCATGTATCCGGTCTCCGACATGCCGCGCGCGCTCGCGTTCTACCGCGACGCGCTCGGGCTCACGCCGGGCGAGCTCGCCGCCGATTTCTGGGCCGAGTTCGAGGTCGCCGGCGGCACGTTCGGGATCGGCAACTTCGAGCAAGTCGGCAGTCCCGGCAGCGCGCAGTCGCTGGCGCTGGAGATCGACGATCTCCCCGCGTACCGCGCGCAGCTCGCCGAACGCGGCGTCGAAGCGAGCGAACCGCACGAGCTGCGAACGTGCTCGATCTCCGTCGTCCGCGACCCGGACGGCAATCAAATCTGGCTGCACCAGAAAAAACGCGGTTAGACGCCCCCGACCTTAGCGGGCGGTCGCGGCATCGCGACATCGCGTCTTGTATTTTTATGCAACTTGTGTATAATTATGCGACGATGGTCACTTTGCCGGCGGCGGCGCGGTTGCGGGGGCGGAACGTCCTCTCGGTCGCCGATCTTGGGGCTGACGAGCTGGAGAGCTTGCTTGCTTTGGCGCAGACGCTGAAGGCGCGCGGGCGCGAGCAGCTCTCGCTGCTGCGTGGCAAGACGCTCGTCATGCTGTTCGAGCAGCCGTCGCTGCGGACGCGGGTTTCGTTCGAAACCGGAATGACGCAGCTCGGAGGGCACGCGATCGCAGCCACCGGGGGCGACTTCGGGATCGGAACGCGCGAGACGCCGGAGGACGCGGCGCGGGTCCTTTCGCGCTACGCCGACGCGATCGTGTACCGGACGCACGCGCACGAGCCGCTGCTGCGGTTCGCGAGCGCGGCGACCGTGCCGACGATCAACGCGCTCTCCGAGGCGGCGCATCCGTGTCAGGCCTTCGCCGACCTGCTCACGATTCGCGAGCGGTTCGGGACGCTGCACGGGCTGCGGCTGGCGTTCGTCGGCGACGCGCGCAACAACGTCGCCGTCTCGCTCGCGGAAGCGGCGGCGCTGTGCGGGATGTCGCTGACTTTCGCGGCGCCGCCCTCGCACCGGCCGAGCGACGCGTTTCTCGGCAAGCTGGTGAAACTCGGCGCGGCGCACGGCGTGACCGCGCGCGCGTTCACCTCGCCGCTGCGCGCGGTGCGCGACGTCGACGTCGTCTACACCGACGTGTGGACCTCGATGGGCGAAGAGCAGTTCGTCGAGCGCAATCTCGCCGCGCTGCGGCCGTACCAGGTCAACGCGGCGCTGATGCAAGCCGCGGCGAAGCACGCGCTGTTCATGCACTGCTTGCCGGCGCACCGCGGCGAAGAGGTCGCCGCCGAGGTGATCGACGGGCCGCGCAGCATCGTCTTCGACCAAGCCGAGAACCGGCTCCACGCGCAGAAAGCGCTCCTTCTCGCCCTTCTCACCGACCTTCGCGGACTTACCGAATGACCGACACGGCAACGCTCCAGCAACCGAAGACCAAACGCCAGCGCGCGATCCTTTCCCTGATCGCGGCGCGCCCGGTGCACTCGCAGGACGAGCTCGCCGCG is a genomic window of Candidatus Eremiobacterota bacterium containing:
- the argB gene encoding acetylglutamate kinase; translation: MLIVLKYGGNAMAAEGADDPTLDEVAALAARGERVALVHGGGPQIDAELHAKAIDEVRIQGLRVTGPETRDVVEYVLCGTVNKALVRALARRGARAVGISGQDGALLGARRAGVLGGVDLGYVGEIAGVDPSPARALLEAGFVVVVAPLALDVQGGGALNVNADTAAGALAGALRADAYVVITNVAGVRRDRDDADSVIARLTTAEAEAFIADGTFTDGMIPKMRAAIAAVRTGARRAVVAGAGYGAIDAALRGLGTELTA
- a CDS encoding VOC family protein, with the protein product MAVSGIAFTMYPVSDMPRALAFYRDALGLTPGELAADFWAEFEVAGGTFGIGNFEQVGSPGSAQSLALEIDDLPAYRAQLAERGVEASEPHELRTCSISVVRDPDGNQIWLHQKKRG
- the argF gene encoding ornithine carbamoyltransferase, whose protein sequence is MVTLPAAARLRGRNVLSVADLGADELESLLALAQTLKARGREQLSLLRGKTLVMLFEQPSLRTRVSFETGMTQLGGHAIAATGGDFGIGTRETPEDAARVLSRYADAIVYRTHAHEPLLRFASAATVPTINALSEAAHPCQAFADLLTIRERFGTLHGLRLAFVGDARNNVAVSLAEAAALCGMSLTFAAPPSHRPSDAFLGKLVKLGAAHGVTARAFTSPLRAVRDVDVVYTDVWTSMGEEQFVERNLAALRPYQVNAALMQAAAKHALFMHCLPAHRGEEVAAEVIDGPRSIVFDQAENRLHAQKALLLALLTDLRGLTE